In one window of Paracoccus saliphilus DNA:
- a CDS encoding YrhK family protein, with amino-acid sequence MTTTDTTPQKLSSEIVHIGHDELVVRDRYEVLSILNDILIGVWFIIGSIFFLFGSLAEAGTWLFIIGSVEMLIRPVIRLARRIHLKRFHPDRRIPLESAGDF; translated from the coding sequence ATGACCACCACAGATACGACCCCCCAGAAGCTTTCGAGCGAGATTGTCCATATCGGGCATGACGAACTGGTTGTCCGGGATCGCTACGAGGTGCTCAGCATATTGAACGATATTCTGATCGGCGTCTGGTTCATTATTGGCAGCATATTCTTTCTGTTCGGATCGCTGGCAGAGGCCGGAACCTGGCTGTTCATCATCGGGAGCGTGGAAATGCTGATACGTCCGGTCATCCGCCTGGCCCGTCGCATACATCTGAAGCGGTTTCACCCCGACCGCCGTATTCCTCTCGAAAGCGCGGGAGATTTCTGA
- a CDS encoding LysR substrate-binding domain-containing protein produces the protein MFIRQLHYLLALNKYRHFSRAAESCHVSQPALSNGIRELERELGITVVKRDRSFRGMTPEGERVIIWARRTLESLEALRQEAELVRDVPSGHLSIGVVPTAIHAASILSAEYRQITSRITLDVRSLSTPEILHLLDDQELHLAMLYASSVSDEVYDILPVFAERYVLIAAEQAVLPRELSWGEVADLPLCLLSRDMWNRQVLDGIFRSHDVAPNVVLETNALRVLLAEVRSARSFSIIPLSALSARTGAAGLVAHPIIPDHVEDICLVRLKRGAQTALSHVAWKIAGKLDFQSILDDPWAKRPDYFRSV, from the coding sequence ATGTTCATACGACAGCTCCATTATCTCCTCGCGTTGAACAAATACCGACATTTCAGCAGAGCTGCCGAAAGCTGCCATGTGTCGCAGCCGGCGCTGTCGAACGGGATCAGGGAGCTTGAGCGGGAGCTCGGTATCACCGTCGTCAAGCGAGATCGTAGTTTCCGAGGAATGACGCCGGAAGGTGAGCGGGTGATCATCTGGGCTCGGCGGACGCTCGAATCCCTGGAAGCACTCCGTCAGGAGGCGGAACTGGTCCGTGATGTACCCAGTGGTCACCTGTCCATCGGCGTGGTTCCAACCGCGATTCACGCCGCCTCGATCCTGAGCGCGGAATACAGACAGATCACCTCGCGCATTACCCTGGACGTCCGATCACTCAGCACGCCCGAGATACTCCACCTGCTTGATGACCAGGAACTGCATCTTGCGATGCTGTATGCCAGCTCCGTGAGCGATGAGGTTTATGATATACTGCCCGTCTTCGCCGAACGCTATGTCCTGATCGCGGCGGAACAGGCCGTGCTTCCGCGCGAACTTTCTTGGGGAGAGGTGGCCGATCTGCCGCTTTGCCTGCTTTCGCGCGACATGTGGAACCGTCAGGTTCTGGACGGGATATTCCGATCACATGATGTCGCGCCCAACGTGGTGCTGGAGACGAATGCGTTGCGGGTGCTTTTGGCCGAAGTGCGGAGCGCGCGTTCTTTCAGCATCATACCGCTTAGCGCATTGTCTGCCCGGACCGGAGCGGCGGGGTTGGTTGCTCATCCGATCATCCCGGATCATGTCGAAGATATCTGCTTGGTCAGGCTCAAGCGTGGGGCTCAGACTGCGCTGTCTCACGTGGCATGGAAGATCGCGGGGAAGCTTGATTTTCAGAGCATCCTGGATGATCCGTGGGCGAAGCGGCCGGACTATTTTCGTAGTGTGTGA
- a CDS encoding sigma-54-dependent transcriptional regulator — MDRGEQQLTGLLARASVLVVDDEPGMRNFLVKTLTPHCLSVAEAGNTVEAEAELARRHFDVMILDNMMPGQRGLDWLAEQRGKGGFTDTVMVTAYADLETAIEAMRAGAADFVLKPFRSNQLLNAVGRCIQMAQLRRENMLLRRELDGQDIGQQRRELIGSSPAIAATRDMLARIRDVTTPVLITGASGTGKEVAARHMHVTSHRSAAPFVPINCSAIPAEMIESELFGHVAGAFPGAGAAREGLLPSAQGGTVFLDDVAGLSPSAQSALRRVLEDGTVRPVGAERETRLDLRFVLATSRALDREVAEGRFREDLFFRINVIELRMPALAEREGDIIELAALFLREIASRLDLPRLEIDSTTRAALLRHNWPGNIRELRNFIERSLIFGRFPLETLAPPSEQGPIEPLMQVERREILRALDATGGNRSEAARRLGVSRKTIDRKCAAWGL, encoded by the coding sequence ATGGATCGCGGAGAGCAGCAACTGACCGGGCTTCTGGCACGCGCAAGCGTGCTGGTGGTCGATGACGAGCCGGGCATGCGGAATTTCCTGGTCAAGACGCTGACCCCGCATTGCCTGTCGGTCGCCGAGGCCGGAAACACGGTGGAGGCGGAGGCGGAGCTTGCCCGGCGGCATTTCGACGTCATGATCCTCGACAACATGATGCCGGGCCAGCGCGGCCTGGATTGGCTGGCCGAGCAGCGCGGCAAGGGCGGTTTCACCGATACGGTCATGGTCACCGCCTATGCCGACCTGGAGACCGCGATCGAGGCGATGCGGGCGGGCGCAGCCGATTTCGTGCTGAAACCGTTCCGCTCGAACCAGTTGCTGAACGCCGTGGGCCGCTGCATCCAGATGGCGCAGCTGCGGCGCGAGAACATGCTGCTCCGGCGCGAATTGGACGGGCAGGATATCGGTCAGCAACGGCGCGAGCTGATCGGATCGTCGCCCGCCATCGCCGCCACGCGCGACATGCTGGCCCGTATCCGCGACGTGACCACGCCGGTGCTGATCACGGGTGCGTCGGGAACCGGCAAGGAGGTCGCGGCACGGCATATGCACGTGACGTCGCATCGCTCTGCGGCGCCATTTGTGCCGATCAACTGCTCTGCCATACCCGCCGAGATGATCGAAAGCGAGTTGTTCGGCCATGTGGCGGGGGCATTTCCCGGCGCGGGGGCGGCACGAGAGGGCTTGCTGCCGTCGGCACAGGGGGGAACGGTCTTTCTCGACGATGTCGCCGGCCTCAGCCCTTCTGCGCAATCGGCGTTGCGGCGGGTGCTGGAGGACGGGACGGTCAGGCCGGTCGGCGCGGAGCGGGAAACGCGGCTTGACCTGCGTTTCGTCCTGGCCACCAGCAGGGCATTGGACCGGGAAGTCGCCGAAGGCCGCTTCCGCGAGGACCTGTTCTTTCGCATCAATGTCATCGAGCTGCGAATGCCGGCACTGGCGGAGCGCGAAGGGGACATCATAGAACTGGCAGCCCTGTTCCTGCGGGAAATTGCCTCCCGTCTCGATCTTCCCCGGTTGGAGATCGACAGCACCACCCGTGCCGCCTTGCTGCGCCACAACTGGCCGGGCAATATTCGCGAATTGCGGAACTTCATCGAAAGATCGCTGATTTTCGGGCGATTTCCGCTCGAAACCCTGGCACCGCCATCGGAACAGGGCCCTATCGAGCCCTTGATGCAGGTCGAGAGACGGGAAATCCTGCGCGCCCTCGATGCGACCGGCGGCAACCGTTCGGAAGCGGCAAGGCGGCTCGGCGTCTCGCGCAAGACCATCGACCGCAAATGCGCGGCGTGGGGATTGTGA
- a CDS encoding DUF488 domain-containing protein codes for MIVPPFPVSNLQLKRAYESAAAGDGLRILVDRLWPRRLRKQDAALDDWMKEIAPSTELRKWFGHDSERWPDFRRRYRAELRQHERQIDHIRQLARTRRVTLVYSAHDETRNNAVVLKEVLLGKTGVNR; via the coding sequence GTGATCGTCCCGCCTTTTCCCGTCTCCAACCTGCAACTGAAACGCGCTTACGAGTCGGCTGCGGCAGGCGATGGTCTCAGAATCCTCGTCGACCGTCTCTGGCCTCGCAGGTTACGCAAGCAGGATGCCGCGCTCGATGACTGGATGAAGGAGATCGCCCCGAGCACCGAATTGCGAAAATGGTTCGGTCACGATTCAGAGCGCTGGCCGGACTTCCGACGCCGCTACAGGGCGGAACTCCGACAGCACGAACGACAAATAGATCACATCCGCCAACTGGCCCGAACGAGGCGTGTCACTCTAGTCTACAGCGCACATGACGAGACACGGAATAACGCCGTCGTCCTGAAAGAAGTGCTGCTCGGCAAGACCGGCGTGAATCGATGA
- a CDS encoding sensor histidine kinase: MSGPGRLLRSVRVRLLVIALLPMLVLFPVMLGGAMLRWSNKMDNLLIVKVNSDLTIADQYLQHLLENSVERLDALAGSVAFEEALQRDGAKAYIAARKEELGLDFLYLSDGSPLPRGFVPRDWPVIEDALAGAPRSAIDILSAGQLDALSPGLPERAAIRLVPTRAARPTDRLTEDRGMIIHSAAPVTMPDGTRRALVGGVLLNRNLDFIDTINALVYRERSLPEGSQGTATLFLDDVRISTNVRLFENVRALGTRVSAEVRQRVLDDGATWLDRAFVVNDWYISAYQPITDSKGENVGMLYVGFLEAPFQRQKINTIVALSLIFVFVAAISVPIFLRWAGRIFRPLERMTQTIAEVEAGNLDARNGPHEESGEIAQVAQHLDGLLNAVQERDRQLRDWGESLEQKVEERTRDLQEANSKLERATERLIMSEKLAAVGEITAGVAHEINNPIAVIQGNLDVARDLLGEDAKKVETEFRLIDDQVYRVGVIVSKLLQFARPAEYSGAANLIVPAEVARDCLVLTRQQIEKARIESRTNFATTRAVLMERTELQQVVVNLILNAVHAMPGGGILTMSVLDEDDHVVIRIEDTGSGIPSETLKRIFDPFFTTKQAQGTGLGLSISQQLVGRIGGRIVAASEPGQGSRFDIILPAAENS, from the coding sequence ATGTCGGGTCCGGGACGTCTCCTGCGCTCGGTTCGCGTGCGCCTGCTGGTGATCGCCTTGCTGCCGATGCTGGTGCTGTTCCCGGTCATGCTGGGCGGCGCGATGCTGCGTTGGTCGAACAAGATGGACAACCTGCTGATCGTCAAGGTCAACAGCGACCTGACCATCGCCGATCAATATTTGCAGCACCTGCTGGAAAATTCTGTCGAACGGCTTGACGCGCTGGCCGGTTCGGTCGCCTTCGAAGAGGCGCTGCAAAGGGACGGGGCCAAGGCCTATATCGCGGCACGCAAGGAGGAGCTCGGGCTGGATTTCCTCTACCTGTCGGATGGAAGCCCGTTACCCCGGGGGTTTGTCCCGAGGGATTGGCCCGTCATCGAGGACGCGTTGGCCGGAGCGCCCCGCAGCGCCATCGATATCCTGAGCGCTGGCCAACTTGACGCGCTGTCGCCCGGCCTGCCGGAACGCGCCGCGATCCGGCTTGTGCCGACTCGCGCCGCCCGGCCAACCGACCGCTTGACGGAAGATCGCGGCATGATCATCCACTCCGCCGCGCCAGTGACCATGCCCGATGGCACGCGCCGGGCATTGGTCGGCGGGGTGCTTCTGAACCGCAATCTCGATTTCATCGATACGATCAATGCGCTTGTCTATCGCGAACGCTCCCTGCCCGAAGGCAGTCAGGGCACAGCGACGCTGTTCCTGGACGATGTGCGCATCTCGACCAATGTCCGGCTGTTCGAGAATGTCCGCGCCCTTGGCACCCGTGTCTCCGCCGAGGTGCGTCAGCGGGTGCTTGACGATGGAGCGACATGGCTGGATCGCGCCTTCGTGGTCAATGACTGGTATATCTCTGCCTATCAGCCGATCACCGACAGCAAGGGCGAGAATGTCGGCATGCTCTATGTCGGCTTTCTCGAAGCCCCGTTTCAGCGCCAGAAAATCAACACGATCGTGGCGCTGTCGCTGATCTTTGTCTTCGTTGCCGCGATCTCGGTCCCGATTTTCCTGCGGTGGGCAGGGCGGATTTTTCGGCCGCTGGAGCGAATGACCCAGACCATCGCCGAGGTCGAAGCCGGAAATCTGGACGCGCGGAACGGTCCTCATGAGGAAAGCGGTGAGATCGCGCAGGTCGCACAGCATCTGGACGGGTTGCTGAACGCCGTGCAAGAGCGTGATCGGCAGCTGCGCGATTGGGGCGAAAGCCTGGAGCAGAAGGTCGAGGAGCGAACCCGTGACCTGCAAGAGGCCAACAGCAAGCTGGAACGCGCGACCGAACGCCTGATCATGTCCGAGAAACTGGCGGCAGTGGGAGAAATCACCGCCGGTGTCGCGCATGAGATCAACAATCCCATCGCGGTAATCCAGGGCAACCTGGACGTGGCGCGCGACCTGCTTGGAGAGGATGCGAAGAAGGTGGAAACGGAGTTCCGGCTGATCGACGACCAGGTCTATCGTGTCGGTGTGATCGTCTCGAAGCTGCTGCAATTCGCGCGCCCGGCCGAATATTCCGGCGCCGCCAACCTGATCGTTCCGGCAGAGGTCGCGCGCGACTGCCTGGTTCTGACCCGTCAACAGATCGAGAAGGCCCGGATCGAGAGCCGCACGAATTTCGCCACGACGCGCGCGGTGCTGATGGAACGGACCGAACTTCAGCAGGTGGTTGTCAACCTGATCCTCAACGCCGTTCACGCCATGCCGGGTGGCGGCATCCTGACAATGAGCGTCCTGGACGAGGACGACCATGTCGTCATCCGGATCGAGGACACGGGATCAGGCATCCCGTCCGAGACGCTGAAACGCATCTTCGATCCGTTCTTCACCACCAAGCAGGCGCAGGGTACCGGGCTTGGCCTGTCGATCAGCCAGCAGCTGGTCGGCCGAATCGGCGGGCGCATCGTGGCGGCGTCCGAGCCCGGTCAGGGCAGCCGTTTCGACATCATTCTGCCAGCCGCCGAAAATTCCTGA
- a CDS encoding ATP-dependent Clp protease ATP-binding subunit: MSDGICDICGKKPATVRVQAHVNGRRRTLELCDEDYEKLRARQHGAARSPFESLFSNHPLMSGMMGNLWQGADGDNDFHLGPRSPRETVNVVDVLSERAKEMLQEAARHAQERGRGDVDTENLLYALADTDVVQAILEQVKVSPADLRRYIDENAPRGDATDKEPQEMGVTPRVKDALSRALAAARDMGHSYVGPEHLLVGLAEEGEGFAAEILKKYGLTPHALRQQIAKVVGKGAESGEVDRPSDTPELDKVARDLTKLARDGKLDPVIGRAREIETTIEVLARRKKNNPVLIGEPGVGKTAIVEGLAQRIIAGEVPETLRDKRLVELNVNALVAGSKYRGEFEERVQNVLDEVESASDSMILFIDEVHTIVGAGANEGGLDVANTFKPAMARGELNLIGATTLNEYQKHIEKDAALERRFQPVMVPEPSVDQTVMILRGLRDTFEAHHKVVISDPAVTAAAELSDRYITGRFLPDKAIDLLDQAAARVRMATTSRPPEVQESEAEFRQLDRELDYAKTRKDEDRQKDIESRRDAARKRLDDAEEAWRSDRRSRSDEVRIEDIADIVAKLTGIPVSELTSEERTKLMQMEDTLHNRVIGQDEAVKAVSDAVRLARAGLREGARPIASFLFLGPTGVGKTELAKALASSVFGDEDAIIRIDMSEYMEKHTVARLIGAPPGYVGYDEGGQLTERVRRKPYSVVLLDEIEKAHGDVANVLLQVFDDGRLTDGKGRVIDFTNTIIIATSNLGADLIQAEMKRRGTADADDGRLKRDLMDVLRGHFRPEFINRIDEVIVFHALDRKQIRSIVELQLERVKHMALGQGVTLEFDDRAIERLANEGYKPEFGARELRRLIRSSVETILARKMLDDEVHEGDKVKVTVADGQLELNVEKAAKPEETGPQAPSDGKQAGPSTEPSPPDKAQTSDNAIAAEEGADETAVDEAAAAEATLAMKPMDAKTAKRGRASKNGTASKGSG; encoded by the coding sequence ATGAGTGACGGCATCTGCGATATTTGCGGGAAAAAACCTGCGACCGTCAGGGTTCAGGCTCATGTCAACGGAAGACGGCGGACACTCGAGCTATGCGACGAGGATTACGAAAAACTGCGCGCCCGGCAGCATGGCGCGGCGCGCTCACCGTTCGAGTCGCTCTTCTCCAATCATCCGCTGATGAGCGGCATGATGGGAAATCTCTGGCAGGGCGCGGACGGAGATAATGATTTTCACCTCGGTCCGCGCAGCCCGCGCGAGACCGTCAATGTCGTGGACGTGCTCTCCGAACGTGCCAAGGAAATGTTGCAGGAGGCCGCACGCCATGCGCAGGAGCGGGGCCGTGGCGATGTCGATACCGAGAACCTGCTGTACGCGCTTGCCGATACGGATGTCGTGCAGGCCATCCTTGAACAAGTGAAGGTGAGTCCTGCGGATCTCCGGCGCTATATCGATGAAAATGCTCCCAGGGGCGATGCGACCGACAAAGAACCCCAGGAGATGGGGGTGACCCCCCGTGTCAAGGATGCGCTCAGCCGCGCACTCGCCGCCGCGCGTGACATGGGGCATTCCTATGTCGGACCCGAACACCTGCTGGTAGGTCTTGCGGAAGAAGGGGAGGGTTTCGCTGCCGAGATCCTGAAGAAATACGGGCTGACGCCGCATGCGCTTCGTCAGCAGATCGCTAAGGTCGTCGGCAAGGGAGCGGAGTCCGGCGAGGTGGACCGTCCCTCGGACACCCCTGAATTGGACAAGGTGGCGCGCGACCTGACCAAGCTTGCCAGGGATGGCAAGCTGGACCCCGTGATTGGACGGGCACGGGAGATCGAGACGACGATAGAGGTGCTTGCGCGGCGCAAGAAGAACAATCCAGTGCTGATCGGGGAGCCCGGCGTCGGAAAGACCGCCATCGTCGAGGGCCTGGCACAGCGCATCATTGCGGGCGAAGTGCCCGAGACGCTGCGCGACAAGAGGCTGGTCGAGTTGAACGTCAACGCGCTCGTCGCCGGCTCGAAGTATCGCGGTGAGTTCGAAGAGCGCGTGCAAAACGTTCTGGACGAGGTAGAATCTGCTTCGGACAGTATGATCCTCTTCATCGACGAGGTGCATACCATCGTCGGCGCCGGGGCGAACGAAGGTGGACTGGATGTCGCCAATACCTTCAAGCCCGCGATGGCACGAGGTGAGTTGAATCTGATCGGTGCGACAACGCTCAACGAATACCAGAAACATATCGAGAAGGACGCGGCCCTTGAACGCCGCTTCCAGCCGGTCATGGTGCCGGAGCCGAGCGTGGATCAGACCGTGATGATCCTGCGCGGCTTGCGCGATACGTTCGAGGCGCATCATAAGGTGGTCATCAGCGATCCGGCGGTCACCGCGGCGGCCGAGCTCTCCGACCGCTACATCACCGGCCGTTTCCTGCCTGACAAGGCCATAGACCTGCTGGATCAGGCAGCTGCGCGGGTACGAATGGCCACCACCTCCCGTCCGCCCGAGGTGCAGGAATCCGAAGCTGAGTTCCGCCAGCTCGACCGCGAGCTGGACTATGCGAAGACACGCAAGGACGAAGACCGGCAGAAGGATATCGAATCCCGGCGTGATGCCGCGCGGAAGCGGCTCGACGACGCCGAGGAAGCTTGGCGCAGCGACCGCCGTTCGCGCTCGGATGAAGTGCGGATCGAGGATATAGCCGATATCGTGGCCAAGTTGACGGGTATCCCGGTGTCGGAGCTGACTTCCGAGGAGCGCACCAAGCTGATGCAGATGGAGGACACGCTGCATAACCGTGTCATCGGGCAGGACGAAGCGGTGAAGGCGGTGTCCGACGCGGTACGCCTTGCGCGCGCGGGGCTGCGCGAGGGCGCGCGGCCAATCGCGTCCTTTCTGTTCCTTGGCCCGACCGGAGTCGGGAAGACCGAACTTGCCAAGGCGCTCGCCTCGAGCGTGTTTGGTGATGAGGATGCGATCATCCGCATCGACATGTCGGAATATATGGAGAAGCACACAGTCGCCCGGCTGATCGGCGCGCCGCCGGGATATGTCGGCTATGACGAGGGTGGCCAGCTTACCGAAAGGGTCCGCCGCAAGCCCTATTCCGTGGTTCTGCTGGATGAGATCGAGAAGGCCCATGGCGATGTGGCCAACGTGTTGCTGCAGGTCTTCGACGATGGCCGGCTGACCGATGGCAAGGGACGGGTGATTGATTTCACCAACACGATCATTATCGCGACCTCAAATCTCGGCGCCGATCTGATTCAGGCCGAGATGAAACGGCGTGGAACGGCGGATGCCGATGACGGGCGATTGAAACGCGATCTGATGGATGTGCTGCGCGGGCATTTTCGTCCCGAGTTCATCAATCGGATTGATGAGGTCATCGTCTTCCATGCGCTCGACCGAAAGCAGATCCGTTCCATCGTGGAACTGCAGCTCGAAAGGGTGAAGCACATGGCGCTTGGTCAGGGTGTGACGCTCGAATTCGATGATCGCGCCATCGAGCGGCTGGCGAACGAGGGTTACAAGCCGGAATTCGGCGCCCGTGAACTGCGGCGGCTGATCCGTTCCTCGGTCGAGACCATTCTCGCCCGGAAGATGTTGGACGACGAGGTGCATGAGGGCGACAAGGTGAAGGTGACTGTCGCCGACGGTCAACTGGAGCTCAATGTCGAGAAGGCCGCCAAACCCGAGGAAACCGGCCCGCAAGCTCCGTCCGATGGTAAACAGGCCGGGCCGTCAACCGAGCCGTCCCCTCCTGACAAAGCTCAGACAAGTGATAACGCCATCGCAGCCGAAGAAGGCGCCGACGAAACCGCTGTAGATGAAGCCGCAGCGGCTGAAGCTACTCTTGCGATGAAGCCGATGGACGCCAAAACAGCGAAGCGCGGCCGTGCCTCGAAAAATGGTACAGCGTCAAAAGGTAGCGGCTGA
- the fdhD gene encoding formate dehydrogenase accessory sulfurtransferase FdhD, with amino-acid sequence MLSLNEFPICSATFTDAGRAPRVLPEETAVAITVNGSTYAVLMATPASLEDLAIGFARTEGIVDTIGDIEQVEIVACEDGLEARLWISKDRADAMAARRRAMAGPVGCGLCGIESLKEAMRSVPRMSGSGALISETLASRATTLLRHQQRLHMRSGSMHAAGFLSPKKGIVAVREDVGRHNALDKLVGCVENMGCAPESGAFVLTSRVSVELVQKAAMVVCGMIIAVSGPTALAIRVAHEAGITVLGFARNGTYECYCHPYRISQG; translated from the coding sequence ATGTTAAGCTTGAACGAGTTTCCGATCTGTTCAGCGACATTTACGGATGCCGGTAGGGCGCCGCGCGTATTGCCGGAAGAAACCGCCGTCGCGATAACGGTGAATGGAAGCACCTACGCTGTATTGATGGCAACTCCCGCCTCGCTGGAGGACCTCGCGATTGGCTTTGCGCGAACTGAAGGTATTGTCGACACGATCGGGGACATCGAACAGGTGGAGATCGTGGCTTGCGAGGACGGCCTTGAAGCCCGTCTCTGGATATCGAAGGATCGTGCCGATGCGATGGCTGCAAGGCGTCGAGCAATGGCCGGCCCGGTCGGATGCGGGTTATGCGGCATCGAAAGTCTGAAGGAGGCCATGCGGTCGGTGCCGAGAATGTCTGGGTCAGGAGCCTTGATCTCTGAAACCCTGGCTTCCCGGGCAACAACTCTTCTACGGCACCAGCAAAGACTGCACATGCGAAGCGGATCGATGCATGCTGCGGGTTTCCTGTCGCCGAAGAAGGGCATTGTCGCCGTGCGCGAGGATGTCGGGCGGCATAATGCACTCGATAAGCTTGTAGGATGCGTGGAGAATATGGGTTGCGCTCCGGAAAGCGGTGCTTTCGTCCTGACATCGCGTGTTTCGGTGGAGTTGGTGCAGAAGGCCGCCATGGTGGTCTGCGGCATGATCATCGCAGTGTCAGGACCGACAGCGCTAGCCATACGGGTTGCACATGAGGCGGGCATCACCGTTCTCGGTTTCGCGCGAAATGGCACCTACGAGTGCTACTGCCATCCATATAGAATATCGCAAGGATGA
- a CDS encoding ion channel — MPSMKSIFPRLIGDIRAVIQAASPTHSDLRDRLVAAVSLTVVVDVFATLLLYLFEKDHGSTEIHNLWDAFYFTTSQLVTISTSMANPVTPAGQALCIVIDVYAITVVSTVAGMFGAFFYHRSHERRDAVRKSGGS; from the coding sequence ATGCCATCAATGAAATCGATATTTCCGCGCCTGATTGGCGACATCCGGGCCGTTATTCAGGCCGCAAGCCCAACCCACTCCGATTTGCGGGACAGGTTGGTTGCCGCAGTATCCCTGACCGTGGTGGTGGATGTGTTCGCGACCTTGCTCTTGTATCTGTTCGAGAAGGACCACGGGAGCACGGAAATCCACAATCTCTGGGACGCATTCTATTTCACCACATCCCAGCTTGTCACGATCTCTACATCCATGGCGAACCCGGTGACACCGGCGGGACAGGCGCTTTGTATCGTAATTGACGTTTATGCAATCACGGTGGTGTCGACGGTCGCAGGGATGTTTGGCGCGTTCTTCTACCATCGCAGCCACGAGCGGCGAGATGCAGTGCGTAAATCAGGCGGCTCCTGA
- a CDS encoding OFA family MFS transporter yields the protein MENAKPGGALAFLRKENIVAKPGFNRWLVPPASIAIHLCIGSVYAWSVFNPPLTRELGVVASSAEDWSLGSVVWIFSVAIVFLGLAAAFAGKWLEEVGPRMVGVLAAFLWGGGFLIGSLGISLHQLWLIYLGYGVLGGCGLGLGYVSPVSTLLRWFPDRRGMATGMAIMGFGGGAMIGAPVNGWLLNLYEKAPDYLGAQGTVETMVENGRVFAETAAGKVEVVIANAAQAAEIGGEAGLYAIGTGNTGAAQTFMTLGIVYFCVMILASFMYRVPAKDWKPEGWVPKPAKSGLVTQNNVHIDQALKTPQFWQMWLMLCFNVTAGIGVIGVAKTMMSEIYGTTMPGIVTAAFASTYVLMISVFNMCGRFFWASTSDYIGRKMTYHCFFVLGTLLYLSIPFFASAGAESPNVIYLVGFYVATMIIFSMYGGGFATIPAYLADMFGTMHVGGIHGRLLTAWSAAGVLGPLAITSLRDLSVGKAVTDLTSRIDPAAFAEKFGAPIEQLDQLVAAKTVTIAKLMEIAPEGTIDPTSSLYNTTMYAMAGLLVIAFFANLLMRPVKEHHHHDEPELQAIPVE from the coding sequence ATGGAAAACGCCAAGCCCGGCGGCGCGCTCGCATTCCTGCGCAAAGAGAACATCGTCGCCAAGCCCGGTTTCAACCGCTGGCTCGTACCCCCCGCATCCATTGCCATTCATCTCTGCATCGGCTCGGTCTATGCGTGGTCGGTGTTCAACCCGCCGCTGACCCGCGAACTCGGTGTCGTCGCATCAAGTGCCGAGGACTGGAGCCTCGGCTCGGTCGTCTGGATTTTCTCGGTGGCGATCGTGTTTCTCGGCCTTGCCGCGGCCTTTGCCGGCAAATGGCTGGAAGAGGTCGGCCCGCGCATGGTCGGGGTGCTGGCGGCCTTCCTGTGGGGCGGCGGCTTCCTCATCGGCTCTCTCGGCATCTCGCTGCATCAGCTCTGGCTGATCTACCTGGGTTACGGTGTGCTGGGCGGCTGCGGGTTGGGACTGGGCTACGTCTCTCCGGTCTCGACCCTGCTGCGCTGGTTCCCCGACCGCCGCGGCATGGCGACCGGCATGGCCATCATGGGTTTTGGCGGCGGCGCGATGATCGGCGCGCCCGTCAATGGCTGGCTGCTGAACCTGTACGAGAAGGCGCCGGATTACCTGGGCGCGCAGGGCACGGTGGAGACCATGGTCGAGAACGGCCGGGTGTTCGCCGAGACCGCTGCCGGCAAGGTGGAGGTGGTGATCGCCAATGCCGCCCAGGCCGCCGAGATCGGGGGAGAGGCCGGCCTGTATGCCATCGGCACCGGCAACACGGGGGCCGCGCAAACCTTCATGACACTGGGGATCGTCTATTTCTGCGTGATGATCCTGGCCTCCTTCATGTATCGCGTGCCTGCCAAGGACTGGAAGCCCGAGGGCTGGGTGCCCAAACCCGCCAAATCCGGGCTGGTCACGCAGAACAACGTGCATATCGACCAGGCGCTGAAGACGCCGCAATTCTGGCAGATGTGGCTGATGCTGTGCTTCAACGTCACCGCCGGGATCGGGGTGATCGGTGTCGCCAAGACGATGATGTCCGAGATCTATGGCACCACCATGCCCGGCATCGTCACCGCGGCTTTCGCCTCGACCTATGTGCTGATGATCTCGGTGTTCAACATGTGCGGGCGGTTCTTCTGGGCCTCGACCTCGGATTACATCGGCCGCAAGATGACCTATCACTGCTTCTTCGTGCTGGGCACGCTGCTGTATCTGTCGATCCCGTTCTTCGCCTCGGCAGGGGCCGAGAGCCCGAACGTGATCTACCTGGTCGGCTTCTATGTCGCCACGATGATCATCTTCTCGATGTATGGCGGCGGGTTCGCGACCATCCCGGCCTATCTGGCCGACATGTTCGGCACCATGCATGTGGGCGGCATTCACGGCAGGCTCCTGACCGCATGGTCGGCGGCCGGGGTGCTCGGGCCGTTGGCGATCACCTCGCTGCGGGATTTATCGGTGGGCAAGGCGGTCACCGACCTGACCAGCAGGATCGATCCGGCGGCATTCGCCGAGAAATTCGGTGCGCCCATCGAGCAGCTCGACCAGCTTGTCGCCGCCAAGACCGTGACCATCGCCAAGCTGATGGAGATCGCTCCAGAAGGCACCATCGATCCGACCTCAAGCCTCTACAACACAACCATGTACGCCATGGCCGGACTGCTCGTCATCGCATTCTTCGCCAATCTGCTGATGCGTCCCGTTAAGGAACACCATCATCACGACGAGCCGGAATTGCAGGCCATACCAGTCGAATGA